The Toxoplasma gondii ME49 chromosome XII, whole genome shotgun sequence genome includes a region encoding these proteins:
- a CDS encoding replication licensing factor, putative (encoded by transcript TGME49_219860), producing the protein MDSLASPSRPASRVSGRVSGVNAPGNEERRESGRTSFFPSASLGQTQGASLAEGEHAVGSSLEQGDGRDPARMQDENFANIFVHFLQTFQHEEEEEDEADGGRLAPSAIADLPEEIAEAYYMRAMARLIRESHGNRTLVVRLEHVESWQPQGAPVQDAGMRLAEHIRRNYIRIRSRLQESFQLLMEKLAAQMNAPQFSYFLQVVGAQKYVHEIGNIRCNMLGSLLSIRGQVTRTTDVRPELLKAAFKCLECGTIEPDVEQQFKYTQPRQCRGVNCNNTTNWELLFERCRYGDWQKIRLQEPSNASASSSAVPRSLDIIARHDLVDSVYAGDVVVVSGALVALPDLAPLMRPGQLGRRDRPRRNEASLGVTPLTGLKGLGVREMNFRISLLAVDVQTEGETRKDYMESQENREFFQASDFLNTGAFEWLREVAEDPQTLDRLAKSVAPRVWGNEDIKKGILLLMTGGVPKSTANARLRGDINMCIVGDPSTSKSQLLTWVERFSPRAVFASGKGSTAAGLTAAVVRDADQGDFVLEAGALMYADQGICCIDEFDKMDEKDRVAIHEAMEQQTISISKAGIQATLNARASVLAACNPRFGRYDKSKSFAANVNLPPPLLSRFDLFFTLIDEADEERDRAVFDHVASYHLTDDAREEVLQRQREAEKAAGRDSVLTADELRVYIQCAQKLKPLMTDEAKAKLAETYVSLRLMDGQPGLQQNMRMTVRQLESLIRLSEAVARLKFSDFVEVEHVQEAVQIFRASLQRIVYTREVVLLDESEEEAKEGDKRPDDGESSAAPGAEADVEKPKQIRISQQEYRRISSQIVDCVMQLGREKEASGEVFTGVTNSAVIEWWLDEILKCDDVNELEGWARKLQLIIRRLIEHEGYLVGEPVPDGPAGELLLRVHPNVPDDQLSLLSSGANERGSGSLPPGTIASSFGYRSFDAEETRGQREEEIDQEADADLPSVDFERLEQ; encoded by the exons ATGGACTCcctcgcgtcgccttcgcggcCGGCCTCTCGGGTGTCTGGGCGCGTCTCAGGCGTGAACGCTCCTGGAAATGAAGAGCGGCGAGAGTCTGGACGAacgtcgttttttccttccgcCTCCCTCGGACAGACGCAAGGCGCGAGCCTCGCGGAAGGCGAGCATGCAGTCGGCAGCAGCTTGGAGCAGGGCGACGGCCGCGACCCCGCCCGCATGCAAGACGAAAACTTCGCAAACATCTTCGTCCACTTTTTGCAGACCTTCCaacacgaagaggaagaggaagacgaggcggaTGGGGGGAGACTCGCTCCCTCAGCCATCGCGGACCTGCCCGAAGAAATTGCAG AGGCCTACTACATGCGCGCAATGGCCAGACTCATTCGCGAGTCTCATGGAAATCGAACGCTCGTCGTCCGCTTGGAGCATGTCGAAAGCTGGCAACCGCAGGGCGCCCCTGTACAGGACGCGGGCATGCGTCTGGCGGAGCACATTCGTCGCAACTACATCAG gatTCGAAGCCGTCTCCAAGAGTCTTTCCAGCTGCTCATGGAGAAGCTCGCGGCGCAGATGAATGCCCCGCAGTTCTCCTACTTCCTGCAAGTCGTTGGCGCGCAGAAATATGTCCACGA AATCGGCAACATTCGCTGCAACATGCTGGGCAGTTTGCTGAGCATTCGCGGCCAAGTCACCCGCACCACTGACGTTCGCCCCGAACTTCTCAAAGCAGCCTTCAAATGCCTCGAGTGCGGAACCATCGAGCCCGATGTCGAACAGCAATTCAAATATACTCAA CCCCGCCAGTGTCGCGGCGTGAACTGCAACAACACGACGAACTGGGAATTGCTTTTCGAGCGTTGCCGCTACGGTGACTGGCAGAAGATTCGTTTGCAGGAGCCTTCAAATGCGtcggcgtcttcctcggCAGTTCCGAGATCTCTGGACATCATCGCGAGACACGACCTCGTCGACTCGGTCTATGCCGGAGACGTCGTCGTTGTCTCGGGCGCTCTTGTCGCTCTTCCCGACCTCGCACCTCTCATGCGTCCCGGCCAGTTGGGCAG ACGCGACCGGCCACGACGCAACGAGGCGAGTTTGGGCGTGACGCCTCTGACAGGCTTGAAAGGCCTGGGTGTAAGGGAAATGAATTTCCGCATTTCGCTTCTTGCCGTCGATGTCCAgaccgaaggagagacgcggaaggaCTACATGGAGAGTCAAGAGAACCGTGAA TTCTTCCAAGCCTCAGACTTCCTTAACACGGGAGCCTTCGAGTGGCTGCGCGAAGTCGCCGAAGACCCGCAAACTCTCGACCGTCTTGCCAAGTCCGTCGCGCCTCGA GTTTGGGGAAACGAAGATATCAAGAAAGGCATCCTGCTGCTCATGACAGGTGGAGTCCCGAAAAGCACGGCGAATGCGCGACTCAG AGGAGACATCAACATGTGCATCGTCGGAGACCCCTCGACCAGCAAAAGTCAGTTGCTGACTTGGGTAGAACGTTTTTCGCCTCGCGCAGTCTTCGCCTCTGGCAAAGGGAGCACAGCCGCGGGTCTGACGGCTGCAGTTGTGCG AGACGCGGACCAAGGCGATTTCGTGCTCGAGGCCGGTGCCCTCATGTACGCCGACCAAG GTATTTGCTGCATCGATGAGTTTGACAAGATGGACGAGAAAGATCGGGTTGCGATTCACGAGGCGATGGAGCAGCAGACGATTTCGATCTCGAAGGCTGGAATTCAG GCAACGTTGAATGCACGTGCTTCCGTCTTGGCTGCGTGCAACCCTCGCTTCGGGAGATACGATAAGAGCAAGAGCTTTGCGGCGAATGTAAATCTTccgccgcctcttctttctcgttttgaCCTTTTCTTCACTCTCATCGACGAGGCCGATGAAGAGCGCGACAGAGCTGTCTTCGACCACGTG GCGTCGTATCACTTGACTGACGATGCGCGTGAGGAAGTcttgcagagacagagagaagcggagaaagcaGCTGGCCGCGACAGTGTTCTCACTGCGGACGAGCTCCGAGTGTACATCCAGTGCGCTCAAAAACTCAAGCCTCTCATGACAG ATGAGGCAAAGGCGAAGCTGGCGGAGACGTacgtttctcttcgcctgaTGGACGGCCAACCGGGCCTGCAGCAAAACATGAGAATGACTGTGCGTCAGCTCGAGTCTCTCATTCGACTTTCCG aGGCCGTTGCGCGGCTGAAGTTCTCGGACTTTGTGGAAGTTGAACACGTGCAAGAAGCCGTGCAGATTTTCCGCGCTTCTTTGCAACGGATCGTGTACACTCGAGAGGTTGTGCTCCTCGATGAatcggaggaagaggcgaaggaaggcgacaagcgTCCAGACGACGGCGAATCGAGTGCGGCGCCGGGCGCGGAGGCAGACGTGGAGAAGCCGAAACAAATCCGTATTTCTCAGCAAGAATACAGACGCATCTCTTCACAGATCGTCGACTGTGTCATGCAGcttggaagagagaaagaagcaagcgGAGAAGTCTTCACTGGAGTCACCAATTCTGCTGTTATTGAATG GTGGCTGGATGAAATTCTGAAGTGCGACGATGTGAACGAACTGGAAGGGTGGGCGCGAAAGCTCCAGCTGATCATTCGGCGTCTGATTGAACATGAAGGCTACCTTGTG GGGGAACCCGTTCCCGATGGCCCCGCCGGTGAGCTCCTGCTTCGCGTGCATCCCAATGTCCCAGACGACCAgctgtctttgctttcttccgGAGCGAATGAGCGAGGCAGCGGCAGCCTGCCGCCTGGCACgatcgcctcttctttcggcTATCGATCGTTCGATGCGGAGGAGACCAGGggtcagagagaagaagaaatagATCAAGAGGCCGACGCCGACCTGCCCAGTGTGGATTTCGAAAGGCTCGAACAGTAG